GAATATACCTACAAAATCTATGCCATCAGCCCGGTTGTACAGCCACACCTCCTGCCATCCGATAGATTATGGCCTGTCTTTTGCTTATTCCTGACAAGGAGCGGGGATAATGCTACGAACGACTCAACGATACATCAACAACCCCATGCCCCTCACCTGCCAGACAAACCAAATACAAGGATGCTGCCATGCGTACCACAGAAGCTGTTGTAACGGCCACATCCCCGGATAAAACCAGAGTCCGCGCCTGCAGGCCTGAAGCCTGCTCCGCATGCAGGGCAAAGGGAATCTGCGGAGTGGATACGGCCACCATGGAAATTCAGGTAAAGACCTTTCCGGGTATTGACACAGGAGACAGGGTTCTGGTTGGAATCGGCTCACAGGAATTCCTGAGGGTCATGGCCCTCCTCTATATCACACCGGTTTTTTGCTTTGTTCTTGTAGCACTGACGGCCCACCATGCAGCCAGCCGGATGCAACTGCCAGCGGACCCTCTGGCTGCACTTGCGGCCATCTTTTCTCTTGTTCCGGCTTTTTTCGTTATCCGCAGAATCAGTCACAACATGGCAAAATCGCCAGCCTACGGTCCCCGCATCCTCAAGCGGCTTCACAAGTCTGATTTTCCGGACAAAGAAGATAACCCGCGTCATGCAGAGAAAAGCGAAATCAATGTTTTCAATATAAAAACAAAACTATAACAAGCATGGCATTTAATTTGCTAGCCTTTATGGCAAGCAGGCTGCCTGAACCTCCTGTCTCCACGGCCCCGATGGCAGAATGCCACCGGGGCCATGCACAGGAACCAACCCCTCACAGGAGGGAACCTTCGGCAATCATCAGGCATAACCCGGAACCTGACCCACACCCAAAGGCGGACTTTCATGCAGCAACTTCCTCCCAAAACGCTTGTGGCCCTCGCTATCCTGCTTGCCGCACTGGGCCTTGTTGCCTACATCCTCTTCCCCAAGGCTCCGCCCATGGATCCCGTACGCATTCTCTTTGAAGGAAAGGCCGGGAACGTCCTTTTCGACCATCAGATCCATGCGGAAACCTACGGGCTGGACTGTGCCAGCTGCCACCACAATCTTGAGTACGGAGATGACACCTTTTCCTGTCTGGCCTGCCACGAGAAAGACTCCGATGACCCCTTCATGCTTTCCTACACCGATGCTCTTCACGACCAGTGCATCCAGTGCCATGAAGAAGAACAGGCGGGTCCGGTGGACTGTGCATCCTGCCACAGCCGCTGATTCCGGCCGGGCAACTTCAGCCAGTCCCCTTATCTGAGAGGGATATTCACATTCGCATCAGGAGAAACTCCATGATTGTTAACCGACTTCTTACCCTAGGTTCTTCCCGGCTGCGATATGCGTTGCTACCCCCAACGCCACCCAGCCCGGACCCGCTCCCCCTCCCTTCCAGCGTCACCCTCCTTATGGACCAAAGCCTTGAACCCGGTATGGGAGGGAGGGAAGCGCTGCTGCGTCTCAAACAGATTCCCGGAAAGGCTTTCAAACTCCAGAAAGGAGATGCCGTAAGTCAGGGACAGATTCTGCAGCTCCTGGAGGAAGGCCAGGCGGTTATAGCTCCCATTTCCGGCGTGGTAACGGACATGGCACCCTATGTGGGAGACTACGGCCGCGTATACATGACCCTTACCATTGAAGCGGGTGAAACGGACATGCCATCGGGTACGCGGCCCTTTGCAGGCAGTGACATGTTCCGTGCAGCACCGGCACTTCCGGGAAAACCCGCCCTGCCGGAAACGCCTCCTGCCAGAGTCATCATCAATGGCCTCGGCTCCGACGTACTCGCCACCAACAACCAGTATGTTCTGAAAACCAGAAAAAACGACCTCGAAGCCGGACTTGACTGGATACGGAACACCTGGCCTTTTGCATCCGTTCATCTCATGGTGGCCGAAGGCCAGCAGAAAGAATGGGATACCACAAAAGACTGCCGCGTTTACGGTATCGCTCCCATATATCCGGCCGCTTCACCACGACTCCTGCACCGCACGGTAACGGGCGAGGAAGCGCCTGCGGAAGAACCCCTTATCAAAGCCGGCACCCTCGTACTGCAGGCAGAAGC
The Desulfobotulus pelophilus DNA segment above includes these coding regions:
- a CDS encoding SoxR reducing system RseC family protein, yielding MRTTEAVVTATSPDKTRVRACRPEACSACRAKGICGVDTATMEIQVKTFPGIDTGDRVLVGIGSQEFLRVMALLYITPVFCFVLVALTAHHAASRMQLPADPLAALAAIFSLVPAFFVIRRISHNMAKSPAYGPRILKRLHKSDFPDKEDNPRHAEKSEINVFNIKTKL
- a CDS encoding cytochrome c3 family protein, giving the protein MQQLPPKTLVALAILLAALGLVAYILFPKAPPMDPVRILFEGKAGNVLFDHQIHAETYGLDCASCHHNLEYGDDTFSCLACHEKDSDDPFMLSYTDALHDQCIQCHEEEQAGPVDCASCHSR
- a CDS encoding 4Fe-4S dicluster domain-containing protein, whose protein sequence is MIVNRLLTLGSSRLRYALLPPTPPSPDPLPLPSSVTLLMDQSLEPGMGGREALLRLKQIPGKAFKLQKGDAVSQGQILQLLEEGQAVIAPISGVVTDMAPYVGDYGRVYMTLTIEAGETDMPSGTRPFAGSDMFRAAPALPGKPALPETPPARVIINGLGSDVLATNNQYVLKTRKNDLEAGLDWIRNTWPFASVHLMVAEGQQKEWDTTKDCRVYGIAPIYPAASPRLLHRTVTGEEAPAEEPLIKAGTLVLQAEALASMGTLYATGVPPMQKLLQVMGKDGVGHLVSVCIGTPVSNVLEHLGLKAEYGDNVILGGPMTGYAVYAEDFPICPDTDTLLVQAPERGVPCQTPACLNCGACVRICPARVPVNLLLRVLEAGHYEEAAEAFDLMSCIDCGLCSFVCPGRIPIFQYIQLAKYEHRRHPAESGTQSQEVGE